In the genome of Pempheris klunzingeri isolate RE-2024b chromosome 3, fPemKlu1.hap1, whole genome shotgun sequence, one region contains:
- the gemin6 gene encoding gem-associated protein 6: protein MQCGWPLLGPLQWSCYVNKQVKVKAGKDDEHRGWLLTVDPVSASLVLVNFREAGGASVQVVMGHAVEDVEVLQEADAETVERLQTPFLLPRTLKLDPDELRSRRGGVRRWLEQNRVPVTEEGDELIVAGVLTITAPYGPENCCSSNQIILDRIQKLIQSRVPLHPHHPEADPERDLSLQD, encoded by the exons ATGCAGTGCGGCTGGCCTCTGTTAGGTCCGCTGCAGTGGAGCTGTTACGTCAACAAACAAGTGAAGGTGAAGGCGGGAAAAGATGACGAGCACCGCGGCTGGCTGCTCACCGTGGACCCGGTGTccgccag TCTGGTCCTGGTGAACTTCAGGGAGGCCGGAGGGGCCTCGGTGCAGGTGGTGATGGGTCACGCCGTGGAAGACGTGGAGGTCCTGCAGGAGGCCGATGCAGAGACCGTGGAGCGTCTTCAGACCCCCTTCCTGCTCCCCAGGACACTGAAGCTGGATCCAGATGAgctgaggagcaggagggggggggtccgGAGGTGGCTGGAGCAGAACCGGGTCCCCGTGACGGAGGAGGGGGATGAGCTGATTGTGGCAGGGGTCCTGACCATCACCGCTCCATACGGACctgaaaactgctgcagctccaacCAGATCATCCTGGACCGCATCCAGAAGCTGATCCAGAGTCGGGTCCCGCTGCACCCGCATCATCCAGAAGCTGATCCAGAGAGAGATCTGTCCCTGCAGGACTAA